The following coding sequences are from one Danio rerio strain Tuebingen ecotype United States chromosome 21, GRCz12tu, whole genome shotgun sequence window:
- the zgc:113019 gene encoding uncharacterized protein isoform X1 produces MISTLKEWKRDVTKTRCILESVKMVNSCCVLNCRHRTHERRNGVRFFHFPTWKQGYGPQVSELSKRRRMAWIAAVRLKHISFNNIPRHMVVCSRHFHKGKPAYEMLECDPDWAPSLHLGHSEVKATKPSRFERRKKRQQTLKKKNTAPEPKQEPTPIPIHPVQKTEPDESPPLDDIPPLDETPPPDETPPQDDTSQTPMIDVSTLLEQDECSFCVCRRAEINRLLEENRRLKKELAQKTMDEDFFKEDDSKVRFYTGLPSFAVLMGILDQIFPTLQQNNRKLSPFQMLILTLMRLKLNLPDQLFAHIFSVGRKTASSIFKETVSMMYVRLNPLVVWPERPCLQTIMPQQFIETFGSHVAFIVDSIEIDIDRVSNGKPKAQMVPQNKKTLKYLICSIPRGAITFISKPRESQVDDKSLIESSGLLKKIQSGDLVLSECGFDIRDGVGLTCAEVDEGQLKVRDVETTRQISNLRLHVKRVTACVRTKYTFLNGPVLVSMTVPDVGEDITFLDKIVTVCCALTNMCPSVVMKP; encoded by the exons atgatatCAACGCTCAAAGAATGGAAACGTGACGTCACCAAAACGCGGTGCATTTTGG AAAGTGTAAAAATGGTGAACTCCTGCTGCGTTCTTAACTGCCGCCACCGCACTCACGAGCGCCGCAACGGAGTGCGATTCTTCCATTTTCCAACTTGGAAGCAAGGCTATGGTCCTCAGGTCTCTGAGCTGAGCAAGCGGCGGCGCATGGCGTGGATAGCGGCAGTGCGACTGAAACACATCTCATTTAACAACATTCCCCGACACATGGTGGTTTGTTCACGGCACTTTCACAAAG gcaAACCAGCCTATGAAATGCTGGAGTGTGATCCTGATTGGGCTCCATCATTACATCTCGGTCACTCGGAAGTTAAAGCAACAAAACCGAGCCGATTTGAACGGAGGAAAAAGCGACAGCAGactctgaaaaagaaaaacactgcTCCAGAACCAAAACAAGAACCTACACCTATACCAATTCACCCAGTCCAGAAAACAGAGCCGGATGAATCTCCACCTCTAGATGACATTCCACCTCTAGATGAAACTCCGCCTCCAGATGAAACTCCGCCTCAGGATGACACTTCACAGACGCCGATGATTGATGTATCTACTCTCCTGGAGCAGGACGAGTGTAGTTTTTGTGTTTGCAGGCGTGCAGAAATTAACCGATTGCTTGAGGAGAACCGCAGACTTAAAAAAGAGCTCGCTCAGAAGACAATGGATgaggatttttttaaagaagacgACTCTAAGGTCAGATTCTACACCGGGCTTCCGAGCTTCGCCGTTCTGATGGGCATTTTGGATCAGATTTTTCCTACTTTGCAGCAAAACAATCGGAAGCTTTCCCCTTTCCAGATGCTCATCTTAACTCTGATGCGCTTGAAGCTCAATCTGCCGGATCAGCTCTTTGCGCATATCTTTTCAGTAGGACGTAAGACTGCATCGAGTATATTTAAAGAGACCGTCAGTATGATGTATGTACGCCTCAACCCTTTGGTCGTCTGGCCTGAAAGACCTTGCCTGCAAACTATAATGCCTCAACAATTCATTGAGACGTTTGGCAGCCATGTTGCGTTTATCGTGGATTCCATTGAAATCGACATTGATCGAGTGTCGAATGGCAAACCTAAAGCACAAATGGTTCCCCAAAACAAGAAGACTTTAAAGTACCTCATCTGCTCCATACCACGTGGAGCCATCACTTTTATTTCCAAACCTCGGGAAAGTCAAGTCGATGACAAGAGTTTGATTGAAAGCAGCGGCCTTTTGAAGAAAATCCAAAGTGGCGATTTGGTGTTGTCGGAGTGTGGGTTTGACATCAGGGACGGTGTTGGATTAACATGTGCTGAAGTCGATGAAGGACAGCTCAAAGTTCGAGATGTGGAGACGACGAGGCAGATCTCAAACCTTAGGTTACATGTCAAGCGGGTGACCGCTTGTGTTCGAACCAAATACACTTTCCTCAATGGACCTGTACTTGTGAGCATGACAGTACCAGATGTCGGAGAGGACATCACATTCCTTGATAAGATCGTGACTGTGTGCTGTGCATTGACTAATATGTGCCCCAGTGTTGTTATGAAACCGTGA
- the zgc:113019 gene encoding uncharacterized protein LOC550590, whose translation MVNSCCVLNCRHRTHERRNGVRFFHFPTWKQGYGPQVSELSKRRRMAWIAAVRLKHISFNNIPRHMVVCSRHFHKGKPAYEMLECDPDWAPSLHLGHSEVKATKPSRFERRKKRQQTLKKKNTAPEPKQEPTPIPIHPVQKTEPDESPPLDDIPPLDETPPPDETPPQDDTSQTPMIDVSTLLEQDECSFCVCRRAEINRLLEENRRLKKELAQKTMDEDFFKEDDSKVRFYTGLPSFAVLMGILDQIFPTLQQNNRKLSPFQMLILTLMRLKLNLPDQLFAHIFSVGRKTASSIFKETVSMMYVRLNPLVVWPERPCLQTIMPQQFIETFGSHVAFIVDSIEIDIDRVSNGKPKAQMVPQNKKTLKYLICSIPRGAITFISKPRESQVDDKSLIESSGLLKKIQSGDLVLSECGFDIRDGVGLTCAEVDEGQLKVRDVETTRQISNLRLHVKRVTACVRTKYTFLNGPVLVSMTVPDVGEDITFLDKIVTVCCALTNMCPSVVMKP comes from the exons ATGGTGAACTCCTGCTGCGTTCTTAACTGCCGCCACCGCACTCACGAGCGCCGCAACGGAGTGCGATTCTTCCATTTTCCAACTTGGAAGCAAGGCTATGGTCCTCAGGTCTCTGAGCTGAGCAAGCGGCGGCGCATGGCGTGGATAGCGGCAGTGCGACTGAAACACATCTCATTTAACAACATTCCCCGACACATGGTGGTTTGTTCACGGCACTTTCACAAAG gcaAACCAGCCTATGAAATGCTGGAGTGTGATCCTGATTGGGCTCCATCATTACATCTCGGTCACTCGGAAGTTAAAGCAACAAAACCGAGCCGATTTGAACGGAGGAAAAAGCGACAGCAGactctgaaaaagaaaaacactgcTCCAGAACCAAAACAAGAACCTACACCTATACCAATTCACCCAGTCCAGAAAACAGAGCCGGATGAATCTCCACCTCTAGATGACATTCCACCTCTAGATGAAACTCCGCCTCCAGATGAAACTCCGCCTCAGGATGACACTTCACAGACGCCGATGATTGATGTATCTACTCTCCTGGAGCAGGACGAGTGTAGTTTTTGTGTTTGCAGGCGTGCAGAAATTAACCGATTGCTTGAGGAGAACCGCAGACTTAAAAAAGAGCTCGCTCAGAAGACAATGGATgaggatttttttaaagaagacgACTCTAAGGTCAGATTCTACACCGGGCTTCCGAGCTTCGCCGTTCTGATGGGCATTTTGGATCAGATTTTTCCTACTTTGCAGCAAAACAATCGGAAGCTTTCCCCTTTCCAGATGCTCATCTTAACTCTGATGCGCTTGAAGCTCAATCTGCCGGATCAGCTCTTTGCGCATATCTTTTCAGTAGGACGTAAGACTGCATCGAGTATATTTAAAGAGACCGTCAGTATGATGTATGTACGCCTCAACCCTTTGGTCGTCTGGCCTGAAAGACCTTGCCTGCAAACTATAATGCCTCAACAATTCATTGAGACGTTTGGCAGCCATGTTGCGTTTATCGTGGATTCCATTGAAATCGACATTGATCGAGTGTCGAATGGCAAACCTAAAGCACAAATGGTTCCCCAAAACAAGAAGACTTTAAAGTACCTCATCTGCTCCATACCACGTGGAGCCATCACTTTTATTTCCAAACCTCGGGAAAGTCAAGTCGATGACAAGAGTTTGATTGAAAGCAGCGGCCTTTTGAAGAAAATCCAAAGTGGCGATTTGGTGTTGTCGGAGTGTGGGTTTGACATCAGGGACGGTGTTGGATTAACATGTGCTGAAGTCGATGAAGGACAGCTCAAAGTTCGAGATGTGGAGACGACGAGGCAGATCTCAAACCTTAGGTTACATGTCAAGCGGGTGACCGCTTGTGTTCGAACCAAATACACTTTCCTCAATGGACCTGTACTTGTGAGCATGACAGTACCAGATGTCGGAGAGGACATCACATTCCTTGATAAGATCGTGACTGTGTGCTGTGCATTGACTAATATGTGCCCCAGTGTTGTTATGAAACCGTGA
- the zgc:113019 gene encoding uncharacterized protein isoform X2 translates to MLECDPDWAPSLHLGHSEVKATKPSRFERRKKRQQTLKKKNTAPEPKQEPTPIPIHPVQKTEPDESPPLDDIPPLDETPPPDETPPQDDTSQTPMIDVSTLLEQDECSFCVCRRAEINRLLEENRRLKKELAQKTMDEDFFKEDDSKVRFYTGLPSFAVLMGILDQIFPTLQQNNRKLSPFQMLILTLMRLKLNLPDQLFAHIFSVGRKTASSIFKETVSMMYVRLNPLVVWPERPCLQTIMPQQFIETFGSHVAFIVDSIEIDIDRVSNGKPKAQMVPQNKKTLKYLICSIPRGAITFISKPRESQVDDKSLIESSGLLKKIQSGDLVLSECGFDIRDGVGLTCAEVDEGQLKVRDVETTRQISNLRLHVKRVTACVRTKYTFLNGPVLVSMTVPDVGEDITFLDKIVTVCCALTNMCPSVVMKP, encoded by the coding sequence ATGCTGGAGTGTGATCCTGATTGGGCTCCATCATTACATCTCGGTCACTCGGAAGTTAAAGCAACAAAACCGAGCCGATTTGAACGGAGGAAAAAGCGACAGCAGactctgaaaaagaaaaacactgcTCCAGAACCAAAACAAGAACCTACACCTATACCAATTCACCCAGTCCAGAAAACAGAGCCGGATGAATCTCCACCTCTAGATGACATTCCACCTCTAGATGAAACTCCGCCTCCAGATGAAACTCCGCCTCAGGATGACACTTCACAGACGCCGATGATTGATGTATCTACTCTCCTGGAGCAGGACGAGTGTAGTTTTTGTGTTTGCAGGCGTGCAGAAATTAACCGATTGCTTGAGGAGAACCGCAGACTTAAAAAAGAGCTCGCTCAGAAGACAATGGATgaggatttttttaaagaagacgACTCTAAGGTCAGATTCTACACCGGGCTTCCGAGCTTCGCCGTTCTGATGGGCATTTTGGATCAGATTTTTCCTACTTTGCAGCAAAACAATCGGAAGCTTTCCCCTTTCCAGATGCTCATCTTAACTCTGATGCGCTTGAAGCTCAATCTGCCGGATCAGCTCTTTGCGCATATCTTTTCAGTAGGACGTAAGACTGCATCGAGTATATTTAAAGAGACCGTCAGTATGATGTATGTACGCCTCAACCCTTTGGTCGTCTGGCCTGAAAGACCTTGCCTGCAAACTATAATGCCTCAACAATTCATTGAGACGTTTGGCAGCCATGTTGCGTTTATCGTGGATTCCATTGAAATCGACATTGATCGAGTGTCGAATGGCAAACCTAAAGCACAAATGGTTCCCCAAAACAAGAAGACTTTAAAGTACCTCATCTGCTCCATACCACGTGGAGCCATCACTTTTATTTCCAAACCTCGGGAAAGTCAAGTCGATGACAAGAGTTTGATTGAAAGCAGCGGCCTTTTGAAGAAAATCCAAAGTGGCGATTTGGTGTTGTCGGAGTGTGGGTTTGACATCAGGGACGGTGTTGGATTAACATGTGCTGAAGTCGATGAAGGACAGCTCAAAGTTCGAGATGTGGAGACGACGAGGCAGATCTCAAACCTTAGGTTACATGTCAAGCGGGTGACCGCTTGTGTTCGAACCAAATACACTTTCCTCAATGGACCTGTACTTGTGAGCATGACAGTACCAGATGTCGGAGAGGACATCACATTCCTTGATAAGATCGTGACTGTGTGCTGTGCATTGACTAATATGTGCCCCAGTGTTGTTATGAAACCGTGA